From the Erythrolamprus reginae isolate rEryReg1 chromosome Z, rEryReg1.hap1, whole genome shotgun sequence genome, one window contains:
- the PSMB11 gene encoding proteasome subunit beta type-11 — MALQDVVSKRDSSQAPPWLQPSPAGIEVPRPFLLSHGTTTLAFRCNHGVVVAADTRSSCGGLVADPSSRKVITLHPHLLATTSGTSADCATWLRLLRCALRLRHLSEGRQPSVAGAAKLLAFMLRGCAQKDLCVATLLCGWDRQGPGLHYVYSDGTRFSGNVLAVGSGSTYAYGVLDGTYRYDLPQAEAFWLARQAVAHATHRDAYSGGNVDLYHVRPNGWVCVSREDLSQVFRGLVFRAQEDGDGGEDPHEETN, encoded by the coding sequence ATGGCTCTCCAAGACGTTGTCAGCAAGAGGGACTCTTCGCAGGCGCCTCCTTGGCTTCAGCCATCACCCGCTGGGATCGAGGTGCCCCGTCCCTTCCTGCTGTCCCACGGCACCACCACGCTAGCCTTCCGCTGCAACCACGGGGTGGTGGTGGCCGCAGACACTCGCTCTTCCTGCGGAGGTCTGGTGGCCGACCCATCTTCCCGCAAAGTCATCACCCTGCACCCACATCTTCTGGCCACCACGTCGGGGACTTCCGCGGACTGTGCTACCTGGCTGCGTCTCCTGCGTTGTGCGCTCCGCCTAAGGCACCTTTCGGAAGGGCGGCAGCCCAGCGTCGCCGGGGCAGCCAAGCTGCTCGCTTTCATGCTGCGGGGATGCGCCCAGAAGGATCTCTGCGTGGCCACTTTGCTCTGCGGTTGGGACCGCCAAGGGCCCGGCTTGCATTACGTCTACAGCGACGGGACCCGTTTCTCCGGGAATGTATTGGCTGTGGGGTCTGGATCGACTTACGCCTACGGTGTGCTGGATGGAACCTACCGGTACGATCTTCCCCAGGCGGAGGCGTTCTGGCTGGCTCGCCAAGCGGTGGCTCATGCCACCCACCGAGACGCCTATTCCGGCGGCAATGTGGATCTCTACCACGTCCGGCCCAACGGGTGGGTCTGCGTGTCGCGGGAAGATCTGAGCCAGGTTTTCCGTGGCTTGGTGTTCCGAGCTCAAGAGGATGGAGATGGTGGAGAGGACCCCCACGAAGAGACCAATTAG